Below is a window of candidate division KSB1 bacterium DNA.
GATGCGGTTGCCCTTGGCATCGCCTCTACCAAAGCGATGTTGGTGATTCTTTACTTCATGCACGTCCGCTACAGCAGCCGGCTCACCTGGATTTTTGCGGCCGTCGGCTTCTTCTTTTTGTTCATCCTGCTTGCCTTTACCCTGAGCGATGTGCTCACCCGCGACTGGATACCTGCTTCTGGTGGGTGGAGTTCGGAGGGTGGTGGGGCACAGTAGAATTTCTCTCAATTATTCGCCGGCTATAACACACCTGAACTAAATCGTATTTTTGAAATTGACATGTCAAAACCAGACAAGATTATTGGAGGCATGGAATGGCTACTTTAGCCAATAATGTTCTACAACAAATTGGG
It encodes the following:
- a CDS encoding cytochrome C oxidase subunit IV family protein, whose translation is MSQHIVPMRVYFVIFFALMILTATTVWVAFFDLGAVNDAVALGIASTKAMLVILYFMHVRYSSRLTWIFAAVGFFFLFILLAFTLSDVLTRDWIPASGGWSSEGGGAQ